GCCGACCTGGTGCGCGCGACCGTGCGCCAGGACCCGACCGGCGGCCTCGGTGGCGTACCCCCGACCGACGGCACCGGGGTGCAGGTACCAGCCGATCTCGGGACCCTCGGTGATCGGTCCGGTGTGCAGGTCAACGGTACCGACGACCTCGCCGGTCTCTTGGACGACGATGGCCCAGACGCCGAAGGGGTCGTCGCTCGCGCAGACCTCCGTCCACCGCTTGATCCTGGCAGCCGCCTGGTCCAGGCTGGTCCACGGGTTGGGGTCGGCCAGCCACCGAGCGACCTCCGGCCGGCTGCGGATGTCCAGCAGAACCGACGCCTCATCAGGGCGCCACGGCCTGAAGTCCAGACGCTCAGTCGGCCGTAGCGCCCACGGCCCCGTCACCGGGTGGCGTTGTGTCGGCTGGTTCGGACGATCAGGTCGGCCAGCAGTCCGAGGCTGAACAGGATCAGCCCGGTGATCAGCAGCAGCACCGTGTTGATGGAGAGGGCGAAGGGGTCGCCGTCGGTGACGATGCCCGACACGATGTCGTACACGAACTTCGTCACGCCGAGGAACAGCAGCAGGAAGGCGGCGGGGGCGAATACCCGGAGGGGCTCGAAGAACGTGACCATGCGCACGACCTGCAGCATGTAGCGGTAGGCGTCGCGGATCGGGTGGAAGTGGGATTTGCCGGCGCGCTTGGCGTACTCGATCGGCAGGTATTCAACAACGAGCCCATTGGAG
The sequence above is a segment of the Euzebya tangerina genome. Coding sequences within it:
- a CDS encoding GNAT family N-acetyltransferase, which translates into the protein MTGPWALRPTERLDFRPWRPDEASVLLDIRSRPEVARWLADPNPWTSLDQAAARIKRWTEVCASDDPFGVWAIVVQETGEVVGTVDLHTGPITEGPEIGWYLHPGAVGRGYATEAAGRVLAHGRAHQVGTIWAVMLPDNDASAQVASRIGMWDLGVLEDPWYGTPEEPLSRMFRDPPPPD